A genomic stretch from Arachis stenosperma cultivar V10309 chromosome 3, arast.V10309.gnm1.PFL2, whole genome shotgun sequence includes:
- the LOC130968333 gene encoding G-type lectin S-receptor-like serine/threonine-protein kinase At4g27290 isoform X2, which yields MAKFIRTFLFVVTELLIVFPPSSLPTDTITQFESLRDGNTLVSEDESFEMGFFSPSNNSNRYLGIWYKGIPVKTVVWVANRENPVKDNSSKLSINSEGRLIILSHNKTLVWSANSTTQRQVVRPILQLLNSGNLVLREEKDKDFKNYLWQSFDYPSDTFLPGMKIGWNLKSGLNRQLSAWKNWDDPSPGDLTWGLVLGSTPELVMWKNTTEYYRSGPWNGERFSGKTTALFQLEFVSTSDEVFYTYNLSSVITRVILNESVYSRQRYNWIPENQTWRLYSSVPRDNCDNYNLCGAYGNCLVNESPPCECLTGFKPKLFRNWEALDWTQGCVQSEEWRCQAKNKDGFQKFSGLKMPDTTKSWVSRNLTLDDCRVKCWENCSCTAYANLDIRGEGSGCQIWFGDLMDLRVASVSGQDLYIRMPVSPTGSPNKTTANEESLKGGQRKKLVVAIPVSFLLVIMIVLTFSYCYWRKRKLKGNISQEEGDKVHEDKFELPFFDFTTIVRATNNFSSDKRLGQGGFGPVYMGILINGQEVAVKRLAHKSGQGAREFKNEVILCAKLQHRNLVKVLGCCIHGEERILIYEYMSNKSLDSFLFDSSQRELFDWPKRFNIIFGIARGLLYLHQDSRLRIIHRDLKTSNILLDNELNPKISDFGIARMFTGNQIEANTKMVAGTYGYMAPEYAIEGIFSIKSDVFSFGIILLEVVSGRKNTGVFYPNHGFNLLGHAWRLWKEKTPMKLVDACLGDAFTISEVLRCIHIGLLCVQLHPEDRPNMTSVLLMLNSENTLPQPKEPGFIIERMSINEGNTSSENKIDSSTNEITATSLEAR from the exons ATGGCCAAATTCATCAGAACCTTTCTATTTGTCGTAACCGAACTCCTTATAGTATTCCCACCATCATCACTTCCAACCGATACCATAACACAATTTGAGTCACTCCGTGATGGCAATACCTTGGTTTCTGAAGATGAAAGCTTTGAGATGGGTTTCTTCAGTCCCAGTAATAACTCAAACCGCTACCTTGGAATTTGGTACAAAGGAATTCCAGTTAAAACTGTTGTTTGGGTTGCCAACCGTGAAAATCCGGTCAAAGACAACTCCAGCAAATTGAGCATCAACTCTGAAGGAAGACTTATAATCCTCAGCCATAACAAAACTCTTGTTTG GTCAGCAAACTCCACAACACAGAGGCAAGTAGTGAGACCAATTTTGCAACTTTTAAACTCAGGAAACTTGGTCctaagagaagaaaaagacaaggatttcaaaaactatttaTGGCAGAGCTTTGACTATCCATCCGATACATTTTTACCAGGGATGAAGATTGGTTGGAATCTGAAAAGTGGCCTTAATAGGCAGTTATCAGCATGGAAGAATTGGGATGATCCTTCTCCAGGAGATTTAACTTGGGGACTTGTACTTGGAAGCACTCCTGAGTTGGTTATGTGGAAAAACACTACAGAGTACTATAGGAGTGGTCCATGGAATGGGGAAAGATTTAGCGGCAAAACCACTGCGCTTTTCCAATTAGAATTCGTGTCCACCAGTGATGAGGTGTTTTACACATACAACCTCAGCTCAGTAATCACAAGAGTCATTCTAAACGAATCCGTTTATTCACGTCAGCGGTATAATTGGATCCCAGAGAACCAGACTTGGCGGCTATATTCATCCGTGCCTCGCGACAATTGTGATAACTATAATCTTTGTGGCGCTTATGGTAACTGTCTTGTGAATGAGTCACCACCCTGCGAGTGTCTAACAGGTTTCAAGCCGAAATTATTCAGAAACTGGGAGGCATTGGACTGGACTCAAGGATGCgtgcaaagtgaagaatggAGGTGTCAAGCGAAAAATAAAGATGGTTTTCAGAAATTTAGTGGGTTGAAAATGCCAGATACTACCAAGTCTTGGGTGAGTAGGAATTTGACACTTGATGATTGCAGGGTCAAGTGCTGGGAGAATTGTTCTTGCACTGCCTATGCAAATTTAGATATCAGAGGAGAAGGTAGCGGGTGTCAGATTTGGTTTGGAGATTTAATGGATCTCAGGGTTGCTTCAGTTTCGGGCCAAGATTTGTACATTCGGATGCCTGTATCACCAACTG GTTCCCCCAACAAAACAACTGCAAATGAAGAAAGTTTAAAGGGTGGACAAAGAAAAAAACTTGTTGTGGCAATTCCAGTTAGCTTTCTCCTGGTTATTATGATTGTTTTGACTTTCAGTTACTGTTATTGGAGGAAAAGAAAGCTTAAAG GAAACATATCACAAGAAGAGGGAGACAAAGTCCATGAAGACAAATTTGAACTTCCATTCTTTGATTTTACAACAATAGTTCGTGCCACTAATAATTTCTCAAGTGATAAGAGGCTTGGCCAAGGTGGTTTTGGGCCCGTGTATATG GGTATATTAATCAATGGGCAAGAAGTTGCAGTCAAAAGGCTGGCGCATAAATCTGGACAAGGAGCAAGAGAGTTTAAGAATGAAGTTATATTATGTGCCAAACTTCAACATCGCAATCTTGTTAAGGTTCTTGGTTGTTGCATCCACGGAGAAGAGAGAATATTAATCTATGAATATATGTCCAATAAAAGTTTagattcttttctttttg ATTCTTCTCAAAGGGAGCTCTTTGATTGGCCTAAACGATTTAACATCATATTCGGAATTGCTCGTGGACTTCTATATCTTCACCAAGATTCAAGATTGAGAATTATACATAGAGATCTTAAAACAAGTAACATTTTATTGGACAATGAATTGAATccaaaaatttcagattttggAATAGCACGAATGTTTACTGGAAATCAAATAGAAGCAAATACAAAAATGGTAGCAGGGACATA tGGCTACATGGCACCAGAATATGCAATTGAGGGAATATTTTCTATCAAATCTGATGTTTTTAGCTTCGGAATAATATTATTGGAGGTGGTAAGTGGACGAAAAAATACAGGAGTTTTTTATCCTAATCATGGATTTAATCTTCTTGGACAT GCATGGAGATTATGGAAAGAGAAAACTCCAATGAAACTAGTAGATGCTTGTTTAGGAGATGCTTTTACAATATCAGAGGTTCTACGTTGCATACATATCGGTCTTTTATGTGTACAATTGCATCCTGAGGATAGGCCAAACATGACATCAGTGCTTTTGATGCTCAATAGTGAGAATACATTGCCTCAACCAAAAGAACCTGGTTTCATTATAGAAAGGATGTCAATAAATGAAGGAAACACTTCATCTGAAAATAAGATTGATTCTTCAACTAATGAAATAACTGCCACATCGTTAGAGGCCAGATAA
- the LOC130968333 gene encoding G-type lectin S-receptor-like serine/threonine-protein kinase At4g27290 isoform X1, whose product MAKFIRTFLFVVTELLIVFPPSSLPTDTITQFESLRDGNTLVSEDESFEMGFFSPSNNSNRYLGIWYKGIPVKTVVWVANRENPVKDNSSKLSINSEGRLIILSHNKTLVWSANSTTQRQVVRPILQLLNSGNLVLREEKDKDFKNYLWQSFDYPSDTFLPGMKIGWNLKSGLNRQLSAWKNWDDPSPGDLTWGLVLGSTPELVMWKNTTEYYRSGPWNGERFSGKTTALFQLEFVSTSDEVFYTYNLSSVITRVILNESVYSRQRYNWIPENQTWRLYSSVPRDNCDNYNLCGAYGNCLVNESPPCECLTGFKPKLFRNWEALDWTQGCVQSEEWRCQAKNKDGFQKFSGLKMPDTTKSWVSRNLTLDDCRVKCWENCSCTAYANLDIRGEGSGCQIWFGDLMDLRVASVSGQDLYIRMPVSPTGSPNKTTANEESLKGGQRKKLVVAIPVSFLLVIMIVLTFSYCYWRKRKLKEKIGNISQEEGDKVHEDKFELPFFDFTTIVRATNNFSSDKRLGQGGFGPVYMGILINGQEVAVKRLAHKSGQGAREFKNEVILCAKLQHRNLVKVLGCCIHGEERILIYEYMSNKSLDSFLFDSSQRELFDWPKRFNIIFGIARGLLYLHQDSRLRIIHRDLKTSNILLDNELNPKISDFGIARMFTGNQIEANTKMVAGTYGYMAPEYAIEGIFSIKSDVFSFGIILLEVVSGRKNTGVFYPNHGFNLLGHAWRLWKEKTPMKLVDACLGDAFTISEVLRCIHIGLLCVQLHPEDRPNMTSVLLMLNSENTLPQPKEPGFIIERMSINEGNTSSENKIDSSTNEITATSLEAR is encoded by the exons ATGGCCAAATTCATCAGAACCTTTCTATTTGTCGTAACCGAACTCCTTATAGTATTCCCACCATCATCACTTCCAACCGATACCATAACACAATTTGAGTCACTCCGTGATGGCAATACCTTGGTTTCTGAAGATGAAAGCTTTGAGATGGGTTTCTTCAGTCCCAGTAATAACTCAAACCGCTACCTTGGAATTTGGTACAAAGGAATTCCAGTTAAAACTGTTGTTTGGGTTGCCAACCGTGAAAATCCGGTCAAAGACAACTCCAGCAAATTGAGCATCAACTCTGAAGGAAGACTTATAATCCTCAGCCATAACAAAACTCTTGTTTG GTCAGCAAACTCCACAACACAGAGGCAAGTAGTGAGACCAATTTTGCAACTTTTAAACTCAGGAAACTTGGTCctaagagaagaaaaagacaaggatttcaaaaactatttaTGGCAGAGCTTTGACTATCCATCCGATACATTTTTACCAGGGATGAAGATTGGTTGGAATCTGAAAAGTGGCCTTAATAGGCAGTTATCAGCATGGAAGAATTGGGATGATCCTTCTCCAGGAGATTTAACTTGGGGACTTGTACTTGGAAGCACTCCTGAGTTGGTTATGTGGAAAAACACTACAGAGTACTATAGGAGTGGTCCATGGAATGGGGAAAGATTTAGCGGCAAAACCACTGCGCTTTTCCAATTAGAATTCGTGTCCACCAGTGATGAGGTGTTTTACACATACAACCTCAGCTCAGTAATCACAAGAGTCATTCTAAACGAATCCGTTTATTCACGTCAGCGGTATAATTGGATCCCAGAGAACCAGACTTGGCGGCTATATTCATCCGTGCCTCGCGACAATTGTGATAACTATAATCTTTGTGGCGCTTATGGTAACTGTCTTGTGAATGAGTCACCACCCTGCGAGTGTCTAACAGGTTTCAAGCCGAAATTATTCAGAAACTGGGAGGCATTGGACTGGACTCAAGGATGCgtgcaaagtgaagaatggAGGTGTCAAGCGAAAAATAAAGATGGTTTTCAGAAATTTAGTGGGTTGAAAATGCCAGATACTACCAAGTCTTGGGTGAGTAGGAATTTGACACTTGATGATTGCAGGGTCAAGTGCTGGGAGAATTGTTCTTGCACTGCCTATGCAAATTTAGATATCAGAGGAGAAGGTAGCGGGTGTCAGATTTGGTTTGGAGATTTAATGGATCTCAGGGTTGCTTCAGTTTCGGGCCAAGATTTGTACATTCGGATGCCTGTATCACCAACTG GTTCCCCCAACAAAACAACTGCAAATGAAGAAAGTTTAAAGGGTGGACAAAGAAAAAAACTTGTTGTGGCAATTCCAGTTAGCTTTCTCCTGGTTATTATGATTGTTTTGACTTTCAGTTACTGTTATTGGAGGAAAAGAAAGCTTAAAG AAAAAATAGGAAACATATCACAAGAAGAGGGAGACAAAGTCCATGAAGACAAATTTGAACTTCCATTCTTTGATTTTACAACAATAGTTCGTGCCACTAATAATTTCTCAAGTGATAAGAGGCTTGGCCAAGGTGGTTTTGGGCCCGTGTATATG GGTATATTAATCAATGGGCAAGAAGTTGCAGTCAAAAGGCTGGCGCATAAATCTGGACAAGGAGCAAGAGAGTTTAAGAATGAAGTTATATTATGTGCCAAACTTCAACATCGCAATCTTGTTAAGGTTCTTGGTTGTTGCATCCACGGAGAAGAGAGAATATTAATCTATGAATATATGTCCAATAAAAGTTTagattcttttctttttg ATTCTTCTCAAAGGGAGCTCTTTGATTGGCCTAAACGATTTAACATCATATTCGGAATTGCTCGTGGACTTCTATATCTTCACCAAGATTCAAGATTGAGAATTATACATAGAGATCTTAAAACAAGTAACATTTTATTGGACAATGAATTGAATccaaaaatttcagattttggAATAGCACGAATGTTTACTGGAAATCAAATAGAAGCAAATACAAAAATGGTAGCAGGGACATA tGGCTACATGGCACCAGAATATGCAATTGAGGGAATATTTTCTATCAAATCTGATGTTTTTAGCTTCGGAATAATATTATTGGAGGTGGTAAGTGGACGAAAAAATACAGGAGTTTTTTATCCTAATCATGGATTTAATCTTCTTGGACAT GCATGGAGATTATGGAAAGAGAAAACTCCAATGAAACTAGTAGATGCTTGTTTAGGAGATGCTTTTACAATATCAGAGGTTCTACGTTGCATACATATCGGTCTTTTATGTGTACAATTGCATCCTGAGGATAGGCCAAACATGACATCAGTGCTTTTGATGCTCAATAGTGAGAATACATTGCCTCAACCAAAAGAACCTGGTTTCATTATAGAAAGGATGTCAATAAATGAAGGAAACACTTCATCTGAAAATAAGATTGATTCTTCAACTAATGAAATAACTGCCACATCGTTAGAGGCCAGATAA
- the LOC130968333 gene encoding G-type lectin S-receptor-like serine/threonine-protein kinase At4g27290 isoform X3 has translation MKIGWNLKSGLNRQLSAWKNWDDPSPGDLTWGLVLGSTPELVMWKNTTEYYRSGPWNGERFSGKTTALFQLEFVSTSDEVFYTYNLSSVITRVILNESVYSRQRYNWIPENQTWRLYSSVPRDNCDNYNLCGAYGNCLVNESPPCECLTGFKPKLFRNWEALDWTQGCVQSEEWRCQAKNKDGFQKFSGLKMPDTTKSWVSRNLTLDDCRVKCWENCSCTAYANLDIRGEGSGCQIWFGDLMDLRVASVSGQDLYIRMPVSPTGSPNKTTANEESLKGGQRKKLVVAIPVSFLLVIMIVLTFSYCYWRKRKLKEKIGNISQEEGDKVHEDKFELPFFDFTTIVRATNNFSSDKRLGQGGFGPVYMGILINGQEVAVKRLAHKSGQGAREFKNEVILCAKLQHRNLVKVLGCCIHGEERILIYEYMSNKSLDSFLFDSSQRELFDWPKRFNIIFGIARGLLYLHQDSRLRIIHRDLKTSNILLDNELNPKISDFGIARMFTGNQIEANTKMVAGTYGYMAPEYAIEGIFSIKSDVFSFGIILLEVVSGRKNTGVFYPNHGFNLLGHAWRLWKEKTPMKLVDACLGDAFTISEVLRCIHIGLLCVQLHPEDRPNMTSVLLMLNSENTLPQPKEPGFIIERMSINEGNTSSENKIDSSTNEITATSLEAR, from the exons ATGAAGATTGGTTGGAATCTGAAAAGTGGCCTTAATAGGCAGTTATCAGCATGGAAGAATTGGGATGATCCTTCTCCAGGAGATTTAACTTGGGGACTTGTACTTGGAAGCACTCCTGAGTTGGTTATGTGGAAAAACACTACAGAGTACTATAGGAGTGGTCCATGGAATGGGGAAAGATTTAGCGGCAAAACCACTGCGCTTTTCCAATTAGAATTCGTGTCCACCAGTGATGAGGTGTTTTACACATACAACCTCAGCTCAGTAATCACAAGAGTCATTCTAAACGAATCCGTTTATTCACGTCAGCGGTATAATTGGATCCCAGAGAACCAGACTTGGCGGCTATATTCATCCGTGCCTCGCGACAATTGTGATAACTATAATCTTTGTGGCGCTTATGGTAACTGTCTTGTGAATGAGTCACCACCCTGCGAGTGTCTAACAGGTTTCAAGCCGAAATTATTCAGAAACTGGGAGGCATTGGACTGGACTCAAGGATGCgtgcaaagtgaagaatggAGGTGTCAAGCGAAAAATAAAGATGGTTTTCAGAAATTTAGTGGGTTGAAAATGCCAGATACTACCAAGTCTTGGGTGAGTAGGAATTTGACACTTGATGATTGCAGGGTCAAGTGCTGGGAGAATTGTTCTTGCACTGCCTATGCAAATTTAGATATCAGAGGAGAAGGTAGCGGGTGTCAGATTTGGTTTGGAGATTTAATGGATCTCAGGGTTGCTTCAGTTTCGGGCCAAGATTTGTACATTCGGATGCCTGTATCACCAACTG GTTCCCCCAACAAAACAACTGCAAATGAAGAAAGTTTAAAGGGTGGACAAAGAAAAAAACTTGTTGTGGCAATTCCAGTTAGCTTTCTCCTGGTTATTATGATTGTTTTGACTTTCAGTTACTGTTATTGGAGGAAAAGAAAGCTTAAAG AAAAAATAGGAAACATATCACAAGAAGAGGGAGACAAAGTCCATGAAGACAAATTTGAACTTCCATTCTTTGATTTTACAACAATAGTTCGTGCCACTAATAATTTCTCAAGTGATAAGAGGCTTGGCCAAGGTGGTTTTGGGCCCGTGTATATG GGTATATTAATCAATGGGCAAGAAGTTGCAGTCAAAAGGCTGGCGCATAAATCTGGACAAGGAGCAAGAGAGTTTAAGAATGAAGTTATATTATGTGCCAAACTTCAACATCGCAATCTTGTTAAGGTTCTTGGTTGTTGCATCCACGGAGAAGAGAGAATATTAATCTATGAATATATGTCCAATAAAAGTTTagattcttttctttttg ATTCTTCTCAAAGGGAGCTCTTTGATTGGCCTAAACGATTTAACATCATATTCGGAATTGCTCGTGGACTTCTATATCTTCACCAAGATTCAAGATTGAGAATTATACATAGAGATCTTAAAACAAGTAACATTTTATTGGACAATGAATTGAATccaaaaatttcagattttggAATAGCACGAATGTTTACTGGAAATCAAATAGAAGCAAATACAAAAATGGTAGCAGGGACATA tGGCTACATGGCACCAGAATATGCAATTGAGGGAATATTTTCTATCAAATCTGATGTTTTTAGCTTCGGAATAATATTATTGGAGGTGGTAAGTGGACGAAAAAATACAGGAGTTTTTTATCCTAATCATGGATTTAATCTTCTTGGACAT GCATGGAGATTATGGAAAGAGAAAACTCCAATGAAACTAGTAGATGCTTGTTTAGGAGATGCTTTTACAATATCAGAGGTTCTACGTTGCATACATATCGGTCTTTTATGTGTACAATTGCATCCTGAGGATAGGCCAAACATGACATCAGTGCTTTTGATGCTCAATAGTGAGAATACATTGCCTCAACCAAAAGAACCTGGTTTCATTATAGAAAGGATGTCAATAAATGAAGGAAACACTTCATCTGAAAATAAGATTGATTCTTCAACTAATGAAATAACTGCCACATCGTTAGAGGCCAGATAA